From the genome of Mustela lutreola isolate mMusLut2 chromosome 16, mMusLut2.pri, whole genome shotgun sequence, one region includes:
- the PPM1N gene encoding probable protein phosphatase 1N isoform X2: MAAFARLLERLLWPASKKQESEEEEEEGHRTHHEPQSLLDAPRCVQRPHGGAAASCGLSFGASAVQGWRAHMEDAHCVWLALPGLPPGWAFFAILDGHGGTRAALFGARHLPDHVLQALGPAPGEPEGVRGALRQAFLSADERLRALWPRGEPGGSTALALLVSPRFLYLAHCGDSRAMLSRAGAMAFSTEDHRPLRPRERERIHNAGGTICRRRLEGSLAVSRALGDFAYKEAPGRPPELQLVSAEPEVTALARQAEDEFVLLASDGVWDAMSGAALAGLVASRLYLGLAPELLCAQLLDTCLCKGSLDNMTCILVCFPGAPKPCEEAIRKELALDAALGRRVAELCSSAQEPPSLNTVFWTLAAEDIPDLPPGGGLYCKATVIAEAYSRLRQASGRRWQKGPHGAGKPTGTLSDSSLDSEA; the protein is encoded by the exons GagtcagaagaggaagaggaggaggggcacaggACTCACCACGAGCCTCAGTCGCTCCTGGACGCGCCGCGATGCGTCCAGCGGCCGCACGGGGGTGCGGCCGCGTCTTGCGGCCTGAGCTTCGGGGCGAGCGCTGTGCAAGGCTGGCGCGCGCACATGGAGGATGCGCACTGCGTTTGGCTCGCGCTGCCCGGGCTACCGCCAGGCTGGGCATTCTTTGCGATCCTCGACGGCCACGGCGGGACGCGAGCTGCCCTCTTCGGCGCGCGCCACTTGCCGGACCACGTGCTCCAGGCACTGGGCCCGGCGCCTGGCGAACCCGAGGGAGTGCGCGGGGCGCTACGCCAAGCCTTCCTGAGCGCAGACGAACGGCTGCGTGCGCTCTGGCCTCGGGGCGAGCCGGGGGGCTCCACCGCCTTGGCGTTGCTCGTCTCCCCGCGTTTTCTGTACCTGGCGCACTGCGGTGACTCCCGAGCGATGCTGAGTCGCGCCGGTGCCATGGCCTTCAGCACCGAGGACCATCGGCCCCTCCGGCCCCGGGAACGGGAGCGCATCCACAATGCGGGAGGCACCATCTGCCGCCGGCGCCTCGAAGGCTCTCTGGCAGTATCCCGAGCGCTGGGCGACTTTGCTTACAAAGAGGCTCCGGGAAGGCCCCCTGAGTTGCAGCTCGTTTCCGCGGAGCCTGAGGTGACCGCCCTGGCTCGCCAGGCTGAGGACGAGTTCGTGCTGTTGGCCTCTGACGGTGTGTGGGACGCGATGTCTGGTGCTGCCCTGGCGGGACTGGTGGCGTCGCGCCTCTACTTAGGCCTGGCCCCGGAGCTTCTCTGCGCGCAGCTATTGGACACGTGTCTGTGCAAG GGCAGCCTGGACAACATGACCTGCATCCTGGTCTGCTTCCCTGGGGCCCCGAAGCCTTGTGAGGAGGCGATCAGGAAGGAGCTGGCGCTGGATGCAGCCCTGGGCCGCAGGGTCGCCG AGCTGTGTTCGTCTGCTCAGGAGCCCCCCAGCCTGAACACGGTTTTCTGGACTCTAGCCGCAGAGGACATCCCAGACTTACCTCCTGGGGGAGGGCTGTACTGCaa ggCCACGGTCATTGCTGAAGCTTATTCTCGGCTCCGCCAAGCCTCAGGACGCCGCTGGCAG AAGGGCCCACATGGGGCAGGAAAGCCCACTGGCACCCTTTCGGACTCTTCCTTGGACTCGGAGGCCTGA
- the PPM1N gene encoding probable protein phosphatase 1N isoform X3 — MAAFARLLERLLWPASKKQESEEEEEEGHRTHHEPQSLLDAPRCVQRPHGGAAASCGLSFGASAVQGWRAHMEDAHCVWLALPGLPPGWAFFAILDGHGGTRAALFGARHLPDHVLQALGPAPGEPEGVRGALRQAFLSADERLRALWPRGEPGGSTALALLVSPRFLYLAHCGDSRAMLSRAGAMAFSTEDHRPLRPRERERIHNAGGTICRRRLEGSLAVSRALGDFAYKEAPGRPPELQLVSAEPEVTALARQAEDEFVLLASDGVWDAMSGAALAGLVASRLYLGLAPELLCAQLLDTCLCKGSLDNMTCILVCFPGAPKPCEEAIRKELALDAALGRRVAELCSSAQEPPSLNTVFWTLAAEDIPDLPPGGGLYCKATVIAEAYSRLRQASGRRWQGPHGAGKPTGTLSDSSLDSEA; from the exons GagtcagaagaggaagaggaggaggggcacaggACTCACCACGAGCCTCAGTCGCTCCTGGACGCGCCGCGATGCGTCCAGCGGCCGCACGGGGGTGCGGCCGCGTCTTGCGGCCTGAGCTTCGGGGCGAGCGCTGTGCAAGGCTGGCGCGCGCACATGGAGGATGCGCACTGCGTTTGGCTCGCGCTGCCCGGGCTACCGCCAGGCTGGGCATTCTTTGCGATCCTCGACGGCCACGGCGGGACGCGAGCTGCCCTCTTCGGCGCGCGCCACTTGCCGGACCACGTGCTCCAGGCACTGGGCCCGGCGCCTGGCGAACCCGAGGGAGTGCGCGGGGCGCTACGCCAAGCCTTCCTGAGCGCAGACGAACGGCTGCGTGCGCTCTGGCCTCGGGGCGAGCCGGGGGGCTCCACCGCCTTGGCGTTGCTCGTCTCCCCGCGTTTTCTGTACCTGGCGCACTGCGGTGACTCCCGAGCGATGCTGAGTCGCGCCGGTGCCATGGCCTTCAGCACCGAGGACCATCGGCCCCTCCGGCCCCGGGAACGGGAGCGCATCCACAATGCGGGAGGCACCATCTGCCGCCGGCGCCTCGAAGGCTCTCTGGCAGTATCCCGAGCGCTGGGCGACTTTGCTTACAAAGAGGCTCCGGGAAGGCCCCCTGAGTTGCAGCTCGTTTCCGCGGAGCCTGAGGTGACCGCCCTGGCTCGCCAGGCTGAGGACGAGTTCGTGCTGTTGGCCTCTGACGGTGTGTGGGACGCGATGTCTGGTGCTGCCCTGGCGGGACTGGTGGCGTCGCGCCTCTACTTAGGCCTGGCCCCGGAGCTTCTCTGCGCGCAGCTATTGGACACGTGTCTGTGCAAG GGCAGCCTGGACAACATGACCTGCATCCTGGTCTGCTTCCCTGGGGCCCCGAAGCCTTGTGAGGAGGCGATCAGGAAGGAGCTGGCGCTGGATGCAGCCCTGGGCCGCAGGGTCGCCG AGCTGTGTTCGTCTGCTCAGGAGCCCCCCAGCCTGAACACGGTTTTCTGGACTCTAGCCGCAGAGGACATCCCAGACTTACCTCCTGGGGGAGGGCTGTACTGCaa ggCCACGGTCATTGCTGAAGCTTATTCTCGGCTCCGCCAAGCCTCAGGACGCCGCTGGCAG GGCCCACATGGGGCAGGAAAGCCCACTGGCACCCTTTCGGACTCTTCCTTGGACTCGGAGGCCTGA
- the PPM1N gene encoding probable protein phosphatase 1N isoform X1, whose amino-acid sequence MAAFARLLERLLWPASKKQESEEEEEEGHRTHHEPQSLLDAPRCVQRPHGGAAASCGLSFGASAVQGWRAHMEDAHCVWLALPGLPPGWAFFAILDGHGGTRAALFGARHLPDHVLQALGPAPGEPEGVRGALRQAFLSADERLRALWPRGEPGGSTALALLVSPRFLYLAHCGDSRAMLSRAGAMAFSTEDHRPLRPRERERIHNAGGTICRRRLEGSLAVSRALGDFAYKEAPGRPPELQLVSAEPEVTALARQAEDEFVLLASDGVWDAMSGAALAGLVASRLYLGLAPELLCAQLLDTCLCKGSLDNMTCILVCFPGAPKPCEEAIRKELALDAALGRRVAELCSSAQEPPSLNTVFWTLAAEDIPDLPPGGGLYCKATVIAEAYSRLRQASGRRWQAGSLQEVAESCSSSLLSARSPTSPAKRAHQVPSSRSSGSAAGSHWPPRTTCLTSHTIRL is encoded by the exons GagtcagaagaggaagaggaggaggggcacaggACTCACCACGAGCCTCAGTCGCTCCTGGACGCGCCGCGATGCGTCCAGCGGCCGCACGGGGGTGCGGCCGCGTCTTGCGGCCTGAGCTTCGGGGCGAGCGCTGTGCAAGGCTGGCGCGCGCACATGGAGGATGCGCACTGCGTTTGGCTCGCGCTGCCCGGGCTACCGCCAGGCTGGGCATTCTTTGCGATCCTCGACGGCCACGGCGGGACGCGAGCTGCCCTCTTCGGCGCGCGCCACTTGCCGGACCACGTGCTCCAGGCACTGGGCCCGGCGCCTGGCGAACCCGAGGGAGTGCGCGGGGCGCTACGCCAAGCCTTCCTGAGCGCAGACGAACGGCTGCGTGCGCTCTGGCCTCGGGGCGAGCCGGGGGGCTCCACCGCCTTGGCGTTGCTCGTCTCCCCGCGTTTTCTGTACCTGGCGCACTGCGGTGACTCCCGAGCGATGCTGAGTCGCGCCGGTGCCATGGCCTTCAGCACCGAGGACCATCGGCCCCTCCGGCCCCGGGAACGGGAGCGCATCCACAATGCGGGAGGCACCATCTGCCGCCGGCGCCTCGAAGGCTCTCTGGCAGTATCCCGAGCGCTGGGCGACTTTGCTTACAAAGAGGCTCCGGGAAGGCCCCCTGAGTTGCAGCTCGTTTCCGCGGAGCCTGAGGTGACCGCCCTGGCTCGCCAGGCTGAGGACGAGTTCGTGCTGTTGGCCTCTGACGGTGTGTGGGACGCGATGTCTGGTGCTGCCCTGGCGGGACTGGTGGCGTCGCGCCTCTACTTAGGCCTGGCCCCGGAGCTTCTCTGCGCGCAGCTATTGGACACGTGTCTGTGCAAG GGCAGCCTGGACAACATGACCTGCATCCTGGTCTGCTTCCCTGGGGCCCCGAAGCCTTGTGAGGAGGCGATCAGGAAGGAGCTGGCGCTGGATGCAGCCCTGGGCCGCAGGGTCGCCG AGCTGTGTTCGTCTGCTCAGGAGCCCCCCAGCCTGAACACGGTTTTCTGGACTCTAGCCGCAGAGGACATCCCAGACTTACCTCCTGGGGGAGGGCTGTACTGCaa ggCCACGGTCATTGCTGAAGCTTATTCTCGGCTCCGCCAAGCCTCAGGACGCCGCTGGCAG GCAGGATCTCTGCAGGAGGTAGCAGAGAGTTGCAGCTCTAGCCTCCTAAGTGCCAGGAGCCCAACATCCCCAGCGAAGAGAGCTCACCAGGTTCCTAGTAGCAGAAGCTCTGGTTCTGCAGCTGGTTCTCATTGGCCACCCCGGACCACCTGTCTGACCAGTCACACCATCCGGCTCTGA